actagatttaacacgtccagaactcatccaggcaaagtgttgccgcgttccattttttggaacaatatgctAACAGtcgagctccgtaatttagggatggccaacaaatagcgaaaatctgagtatctcattcactcccagccattttcacagaagcaatcccctttacTCCTGGcaattttactgtattttgactgattttgcaaggcccacagaatattgtggtctattgctataaaaacatggaagttgccaaaagaaagattaaagcctcttctttcatcaggagcaaaaaaaaagtaaatttctatctgtttccgtttggcagcaattagcattaaaatgcaGCTAAGttttaattattcacaaatctatttggaATTCTGagcaattgaactttttttcaacatggccctggtttatcggctttgctctgctgccacctgccttcttcaaccgttctttgcagttgagaggctgcatcaaagccttctgtattctctagctagaataaaacaaaaaacgtagaaatacgtctttgggacacttaaaacatttaaaatagaacgtatttaaacgtttttggcagcaaatgagcaatagtttttaagttatatatcattattttacggatccggcccacttggcaTTATATTTTCccccatgcggcccctgagctgatatgagtttgacacccctgccctaaacAAATACTCTCATTCATCCACCCTCCATTCTGACTTTCGTGTTTGCAGGAGAGACCCCCTGTAAGTGGCGTGTGTTGTTGATCTTGTTTACTTTCTAGGCTTAATTTGCCCAGCAACTTTCACTGGATGACTCACCCAAGGCGCCTGTTACGCATGACAAAactttgcagaaaaaaaaaaaaaaatcaaagggtGAGGTGGAGCAAGCTGATCGCAGGCGTCAAATATAAAAGGTGTTTGGCGCCCTCGTCCTTCTTTGAGACAGGCCACATGATGACGATGTCGTGCATCGGGAGTCGGACCTTGCACAGCTCCAGGCGGCTCAGTGGCGCGCTCTTGTGCGCACTGCTGCTGCaggctttctctctctctcaagcgCAGTTCACGGACACCGAGTCTGAAGAAGAGCTGAGCCCCAGAGCCCTGCGAGATTTTTACCCGAAAGGTCCGAACCTGACCAGTGAGAAGCAACTGGTAAGATTTTGATAGTGGcaccaaaatacaaaatgtttaatGGAGAATTAAGTTGATATTGAGTCATGTAGAACAACGTGAAATAATGCATAAGTGGTGTAAAATATTatgtaaaaacatttcagatttttgtcataaaatttCACTCGATCATTTATAGCCACATATTGTATGGATTTATATGGAAACTGGACCGTTTTATGGTTGCTGCTATTATGTTCTGTTGTGCTGTTTGCGTGACAGCTCGGAGCTCTCCAAGAAGTTCTTGAAAAGCTGCAGACTAAACGACTGCCGATGTGGGAGAAGAAATTCGGCCAAGTCCCGACGGTATAGCTATAAAATGTTACTCTTTTTCCCCCCCGCGTTTTACTGTATCCTCAACAAGCTTGCTGCCCTGTGCTTCTTTAGTGCGACATCGGGGAGCAGTGCGCGGTGAGGAAAGGAGCTCGCATCGGGAAGATGTGCGACTGCCCCCGGGGAGCTTTCTGCAACTTTTTCCTGCTCAAGTGCTTATGAGGCTGCAGTACTCGGCTCTAAATGTACAGAAATAGAATGTAGCATTAATCAGAACTGTCACTCAATTCCTTCGTAATGTCACATTTTTATGAAAAGCTCTAAGCACACATGCAGGAAGGGTGGTGACAGATGAAATGaatattatgtattttatgttttttttcccctttatcacagatatgtactgtatatgaagCACAATAAGAGTCCACACAAACGTGAGTCACTTTTGGACACATAGACCTTCATGACCACGTGCAATTTAGTGGCAATTGCTCAATTTTGATTGAGACCGTCACATTACATAGAATTGCATACAACTGGCTATAATGATGTGATTGGTGGGTGTGGTGGTATCACTTTCATGTACCCATCATGTGTGGGATTCttccattaaaacagtggtgcaATCTTGTTTCcgataaatgtttgtgtatttatcataaTTCATGACAGAAATAAATGGTGAATTGTGTTTTGTAAAGCAGTGCACTTGTCGCATAATCTTTGTAAACTGTATATTGAGCCAGTCAACAACCACAGTGACGGATGATGCGCATCTATAAAGAAGTCATACATTAACATAATAAACTGACCTCTGCCATCTTGGCACCTGCACACACTACAAAttattctatccatccatccattttcttgaccgcttattcctcacaagggtcgcgggggctgctggcgcctatctcagctggctctgggcagtaggcgggggacaccctggactggttgccagccaatcgcagggcacacagagacgaacaaccatccacactcacaagcacaccttgggacaattcagagcgcccaattaacctgctatgcatgtctttgaaatgtgggaggagactggagtacccggagaagacccacgcgggcacggggagaacatgcaaactccacccaggaaggtccgagcctggactcgaaccggaaacctcagaactgggaagcggacgtgctaaccactcgactaccgtgccgcccacaaaTTATTCTATCAGacttaaaatgtgtcttttaaACACACCACCATCAATAATATGTCTGCAAAATAAAGATAGAAATAAGGTGGTTAAATGTTTCACTCGCCTAAATTTCATGCAGGCAGCACAGTTTAAATGAGAGTGAAATTGCTTTTCCCCGTATGTGCCCTGATTGATTATTGACCAGTCCCGGACGGGCATTTAGGTGAAATCAGAAACCAAGCAGGAAGCAAATTAAGTGGTAAACATGCCCACTCCACACAGATGCCAAGATTTCAATCCACAACTTAGAACTATGAGGTCAGGCCCAGTGTCGTCACAGATTACTTGGAAAAAGTAATGtgattattagggctgggaatctttgactgtctcacgattggATTCGATTACGATTCTCGGGTTTATGAtgcgattcagaatcgattctcgattcaaccgattttcgattcaaaatgatttgattgacaaataatttctgcttcaatttacagatatgcacaacattgtcatgatgtactccagtctgctttgcaagacaaaatgacaaatatagacattaaagtgtcttttttttttttttttttttttaaagtattgagAAGTTCCACTTGCCCGAGTTCGAGTTGTGCGTTTCGGTTCATGCCTCGTTCCGTCGTGACATGATCTATAGGAGGATCCTGTGTGACATATTGTTTACGTTtcgcgcgttgcatcatgggaaatgtgtggCAAGAACCAACGTGTTTTGCATGGAGTTCGATGGTTTCACACATTTGGAGGAGGATTAAGAGAAGCAGATGGTTAATTCTTGTGCCATAAATTGTACGGCCTGTCGGGgggcctgaaaaaaaaagaaaaagaaaaacagtttgtttgtttttttatcgcaTTCGCACCGAAAGGGGCCGCGAAAAGGGAAAGACATTCGTGCATGTGAAAAATTGCGTGCGTACACCGAATCTTTCTGCTACATCAGTAGCGCAAAATTTGGagcaaaagtcacgtgactggacagcagcagaaaaaaaaattgtgaccccTAGTGGCGACTTCTTTGACTACAAGCTGTCATTTCTATAGGTACAAATcatgatttttacttttacaaatgtacacttctttctacaggtacaatttttttatgcgtacaattttttttatgtacaaattattttttttacgcacacttttttttaacgcattttttttgttacacattttctattttacgggtaaaatttttgtttacaagtactgtacaatttttgtttacgtacaaattttttttttacaggtacattttttttttttttttacaggtacaaatcacacCTTTTATAGATACagatttatacatttttctacaggtaca
Above is a genomic segment from Festucalex cinctus isolate MCC-2025b chromosome 4, RoL_Fcin_1.0, whole genome shotgun sequence containing:
- the cart3 gene encoding cocaine- and amphetamine-regulated transcript protein-like, with the translated sequence MMTMSCIGSRTLHSSRRLSGALLCALLLQAFSLSQAQFTDTESEEELSPRALRDFYPKGPNLTSEKQLLGALQEVLEKLQTKRLPMWEKKFGQVPTCDIGEQCAVRKGARIGKMCDCPRGAFCNFFLLKCL